Sequence from the Neptunomonas japonica JAMM 1380 genome:
GAAAACGCACCACAAGTTGAAACTGATGTTTTGGTCGCTAATATTTTAGCAGGACCACTCACCGCACTAGCCCCGACTCTTGCTGAACGTGTTCGCAAAGGCGGGCTCATCGCATTATCCGGCTTATTAAACCAACAAGCTGAAGAGATTCAAAACACCTACGGTGAGTGGTTCGACCTAGACCCTGTTGTTGAACGAGAAGAGTGGATCCGCATTACCGGCAGGAAGCGATGAATGAAAGCTCTATAAATACTTGCTGCCCAGCCTGCAAAACCCATTTCAACGTTACTACAGGGCAGCTTAAAGTAGCTGCCGGAATGGTTCGTTGCGGCAGCTGCTTACACGTTTTTAATGCAACACCTATTGATGCTGCTAGCAAACCATCCGCAGCAAAGCCATCGTCAACTAAGTCACCGGTAGTTAATCAACCAACACAAGCGAATGAAACTACCGTTCAAAAATTCCGCAAAATTGACAGTAAAAAAACACACGCCCAAACAAAAAAACCGGCTCCTGCCAGCATTCCTATACAGCCACAAGCATCATTACATTCAAGCATACGCCAAAATAAAACTTAAAAACAGCAACACCGCATGCCGCGTCGCTTAACATCCCTCACATCGACATTGAGCAACATGAAGAAGTCGTTGTTGCAACCCCCTCCCCTTTTCGATATATAACCAACCTTTGCATCGCTGCACTGATAGCGCTACTGATCAGCCAAATACTTTGGTTCAAGCAGGACCAGTGGACCCAACAAGATTTATTAAGACCTGTGTACAAAACTCTTTATGCGCTTGTTGAGTTACCCTTACCCGCTAAAAAAGCATCTCAACTTATTCTTAATAAAAAATTAATTATCCAGCCGCACGAAGAGCTTCGCGACGCAATCCGGGTCTCCGTGATACTTGAAAACACTGCCAATTTTTCGCAACCCTTTCCTACATTACAATTACTCTTTACTGATATAAAAGGCCGCACAACATCTCAGCGCACCCTAGCGGTCGAGGAGTATATAAATACCTCTCTTTTCCCCGAGCAACTCATGCCCAGCAAACAGCCCATTCAAATTCAGATCGACCTAATGGCTCCCGGCCGTCGAGCTGTTGGCTATCAATTAAATATGATTTTCAACTAAAATCCTGCTTACCCACAAAAACAAGAATGATCAAAAAATCATCAAAACGTCGTGGAGCCTCAGCCGCAAATGGAGTATCATTACGCCCTTCCCTTGAATAAACATTTCACTGTCCTTTATGGAGAGTGGTTAACTATTGTTTCTGACAACTAAGGCATGTCATGTTCCAAATCGGTCCCTACAACATCGACAGCCAAGTGATCCTTGCTCCTATGGCTGGCGTTACTGACCAACCCTTTCGGCAGCTATGTCGTCGCTTAGGTGCAGGTCTTGTTGTATCCGAAATGGTGACCTCTGATACTCGTTTATGGAATAGCCGCAAATCAGCTCACCGGCTTAACCATACTGGCGAAGATGAACCTCGTTCGGTACAAATTGCCGGTGGCGACCCTCTCATGATGGCACAAGCTGCTCGCATGAACGCAGAACGAGGCGCTCAGATTATTGATATCAATATGGGCTGCCCGGCAAAAAAAGTCTGCAACAAAGCAGCAGGCTCCGCTTTATTAAAAGATGAACCTTTGGTGCTGTCCATTTTGCAAGCAGTCGTTAGTGCGGTGGATATCCCAGTGACTCTTAAAATACGCACGGGGTGGTCAACCGACCAAAAAAATGCCGAAACGGTCGCTCGTATGGCTGAAGATTCAGGCATTCAAGCACTCGCCATTCATGGAAGAACCAGAGCTTGCGGCTACAAAGGCGAAGCCGAGTACGACACGATCGCGAATGTTAGAAAAATTATTGAAATACCTCTGTTTGCCAATGGCGACATTTCCTCTCCTGAAAAAGCAAAAGAAGTATTAAATCATACCGGCGCAAATGCCGTTATGATTGGCAGAACAGCACAAGGGAACCCATGGATTTTTAAGGAGATCGATCATTATCTCCGCCATAACGAACGATTAGAGAAGCCAGCATTAAAAGAAGTTAAAGATACTCTTCTTTCGCATGTAGCCGCTTTACATCAATTCTATGGTGAATATTTAGGCGTTAGGATAGCCCGCAAACATGTTGGTTGGTACTTGCATCACCAGCCAAAAGGCGTATCTTTTCGCGCTCACTTCAACCAACTGGAATCAGCAATCGAACAGGTAGCCGCTATCGAGCAATATTTTAAACAGGCTCATGTGACAATTGCAGCTGCCTGATTCAAGTAAATGGGTATAGGTATATAAGTACTGTGGATATTAAAGAAAACTCAACAATAGCTTTTACCAGAGCAACTGGATCTCAGGAAGAGACACAACACCAAACGTTACGCGACAGTGTTCATACATCGCTGGGACATTACTTTAAACAGTTAGATGGCCAGCCTGTTACTGATGTTTACCAAATGGTATTAGCAGAAATCGAAGCTCCATTATTTGAAACAGTGATGGCATATACCAAAGACAATCAGACCAAAGCCTCCGAGTTACTCGGTCTTAACCGCGGTACTCTGCGCAAGAAGCTGAAACAATACGGCTTACTGTAATTTTTTTCATTTCCAACGATAGTGACATTACCAATGGCTGAGCAAAACTACACTCCTATTCGTCGAGCACTTATTAGTGTCTCAGATAAAACCGGAATCATTGAGTTCGCACGTGCACTACAAGCACAAGGCGTTGAAATTCTTTCAACAGGTGGAACTTACAAACTTCTGTGTGACAACCAAGTTCCTGCAGTTGAAGTGTCCGACTACACCGGCTTTCCTGAAATGATGGATGGGCGTGTAAAAACTCTGCATCCCAAAGTTCACGGCGGCATTTTAGGTCGTCGCGGTAAAGATGATGCCATCATGAACGAGCACGGTATCAATCCAATTGATATGGTAATCGTCAATCTTTACCCGTTTCAAGAAACCATTGCACGACCTGATTGCGATCTAGCGATGGCTATCGAGAACATTGATATTGGCGGCCCTACTATGGTTCGTTCTGCGGCCAAAAACCACAAAGATGTGGCTATTGTCGTTAACGCTAGTAGCTATGATGTAGTTCTCGAAGAGCTTACTGCTAACCAGGGCCTTTCTCATAAGACTCGCTTTGACTTAGCAGTACAAGCATTTGAGCACACGGCGGCATACGATGGCATGATTGCTAACTATTTAGGCGCTATTGTTGAAAGTGACGATATTGAAGAACCTGCCACTTTCCCAAGAACGTTTAACACACAGTTCATAAAAGCGCAGGACATGCGATACGGTGAAAATCCTCACCAGCGCGCCGCCTTCTACATTGAAAGCAACCCCGTCGAAGCCTCTGTAGCCACGGCTCGCCAGTTACAAGGTAAAGCACTTTCTTACAATAACGTTGCTGATACTGATGCAGCCCTAGAATGTGTGAAACCATTTAGAGAACCGGCGTGCGTTATTGTTAAACATGCTAACCCTTGCGGTGTTGCTGTTGGTAACGATCTTCTGAGCGCATACAACCTTGCTTTCCAGACAGACCCTACTTCGGCATTCGGCGGCATTATTGCCTTCAACCGTGAGCTTGATGCAACCACGGCTCAAGCCATTGTTGATCGTCAGTTTGTTGAAGTGATCATTGCTCCAAAAGTAACACAGGCAGCATCAGATATCATTGCAGCTAAGCCGAATGTTCGCTTACTAGAATGCGGCGAATGGGATTCTGAACGTTCACATGGTTTTGACTACAAACGCGTTAATGGCGGCCTACTTGTCCAAGACCGTGACATGGGTATGGTTAACGCTTCTGAATTAAAAATTGTTACTAAAGTTACGCCTACTGAGCAAGAGATTCGCGATCTATTATTCTGCTGGGAAGTTGCTAAGTTTGTTAAATCGAACGCCATCGTTTACGCCAAAAACGGCCAAACCATAGGTATAGGCGCAGGCCAAATGAGCCGTGTATATAGCGCCAAGATTGCAGGCATTAAAGCAGCAGATGAAGGCTTGGAAGTCAAAGGTTCCGTTATGGCATCCGATGCATTCTTCCCATTCAGAGACGGTATCGATGCCGCTGCCGCTGCGGGTATTAAAGCGGTTATTCAACCAGGTGGGTCAATGCGCGACCAAGAAGTTATTGATGCTGCCAATGAAGCAGGCATGGCAATGGTCTTTACTGGCATGCGTCACTTCCGCCATTAATCATTAACGTCAGTGCAGCTTTCGGGCTGCACAAGTAAACAAGAGTAGATTCAGATGAAAGTATTGATTATTGGTTCTGGCGGACGTGAACATGCACTGGCTTGGTCTGCGGCAAAAGACAACCGTGTGAGCAATGTTTTTATTGCTCCAGGTAACGCGGCAACCGCTCTAGAAGACAAAATGAACAATGTCGCTATTGATGTTATGGACATCGATGGTTTGATCGAGTTTGCTAAAAGCAATGCGATTGATCTCACCATTGTTGGGCCTGAAGCCCCCTTGGTTGCAGGCGTTGTTGATAGCTTCCGTAATGCTGGCTTAGCTATTTTTGGCCCAACGGCAGGCGCGGCTCAACTTGAAGGCTCTAAAGCTTTCACCAAGGACTTTTTAGCCCGTCACAGCATCCCTACTGGCTGGTATCAGAACTTTACTGAAATCGAGCCAGCTCTTGCTTATGTTCGTGAAAAAGGCGCTCCGATTGTTATTAAAGCTGACGGATTAGCCGCGGGGAAAGGTGTCATCGTTGCAATGACATTAGATGAAGCAGAAGCCGCTATTCGCGATATGCTAGCCGATAACGTTTTCGGCGATGCGGGTAGCCGCGTTGTTATTGAAGAATTTCTTGATGGCGAAGAAGCTTCTTTCATCGTTATGGTTGATGGCGACAACGTACTGAGTATGGCCACCAGCCAAGACCATAAACGTGTTGGCAACGCTGACACTGGGCCAAATACAGGCGGCATGGGTGCTTACTCACCTGCTCCAGTAGTTACACCAGATATCCATCAACGCATTATGGATGAGGTTATCATGCCAACGGTTAACGGCATGAAATCAGAAGGTAATGAGTATACTGGGTTTCTTTACGCTGGCCTGATGATCATGGCAGATGGTACACCTAAGGTCATTGAGTATAACTGTCGCTTTGGTGACCCTGAAACTCAACCTATCATGCTTCGATTAAAAAGCAGTATTGTTGACTTATGCCAAGCCGCTTTAGCTAAAAAGCTCGACATAACAACGGCAGACTGGGATCCAAGAAGTGCAGTAGGCGTTGTAATGGCAGCCGGTGGTTACCCTGGTGACTACCCAAAAGGTGACATTATTTCACTCCCCTCTTCTACGCCTGAAGGCACTAAAGTATTCCACGCAGGTACTAAAGAAGTTGACGGCAATGTTGTTACTGCAGGCGGGCGTGTACTATGCGTTACCGCACTGGGTGACAGCGTCACACAAGCTCAACAACGAGCTTATCAGCTTCTAGAAAAAGTCAGCTGGAAAGATGCTTATTTTAGAACAGATATTGCTTATCGGGCTATTGCCAGAGAACAGTCATAATCTGATCGATTAAAAGCCACTTTCGAGTGGCTTTTTTACAGTTAGTTTTTACTAAATTAACAACCCATTAAGCAAAATTGACTATACTTTCAGACGCTACTCATCACCTGAATATTCAGGTTATAATCGACACAACACACGGTATGCCAGTTATTTACATTTTTCGATAATGGCACAAACATCAAGCGATCACTTCAGCGGACTAAGACAGCGATTCATGGATATTAAACGCACACATATTGCTCTATTTATTGCTGCCACTATGGCCACTACTGGTTGCAGCGCAGACAGCCAAGATGCAAGTACCAGTGAATACTGTCGTAACGGTGGCTTTAGCACTGATTATACCTGTGATCAGGATAAGCAAGTCCCTGATAGAAAGATGATTGATGTTAAAGCGCTACCATCAACTGATGAAGCCTGGATGGAAGGTAAACTTGCCGAAATAAAAGCATGGCTTCAACAAGAACAAGAACCAACAGGTACTGCAAATAATATCTCTAACCCACCCTCTGCAGTAATCCCTCAGGGTATTGCCGTTAGAAACCCATCAGCGACTGATCCTGAATTGATGCGTATTGAAGCAATGTCGCGTGAGAAGAACCACCGTGCTGCTATGTCTGCCGTTAACAGCTTTTTAGCCTCTCATCCAGACAGTCTTGAGGGTAAGCTAACAAAGAGCCTTGTATTAAATAATATGGGGCAATTCAAGGAAGCAGAAGCACTGCTAAAAAATACCATTGCCCGTTACCCTAGCTCACCAGAGGTCTACAACAACCTGGCTGTTCTTTATGCAGGACAAGGCGACTATGGCCGCGCTATTGAGACATTACTAAAAGCATTCAGTACTCATCCGACATATGCTCAGGTACATCAAAACTTGCGTGAGCTATATGCTACTGTTGCCTCACAAGCTTATAACCGCGCATTGGATTTAAATGAGAAAAGCAGCGCACCTCAATTAGTCATGTTACGACGAACCACAGGCAACAGCGCATCGGCCTTAAACTACCAACCCAGCGCCATAGTATCTAACGATAAATTAGCAGCAATAAAAGCAGTATCTGCGACGCAGCCAATTATCGCAGCAGCACAACCCGCCCCCCCCAAAACCATGGCTACTAAACCTGCTATCATAAAGCCTGTAGCTAAAGAGCCTGTCGTAGCTAAAGTAGTAACCAAGGTTCAAGCCCCTGTCATCGTTGAAGCATCAACACCAATTAAACCGGTTAATACACAGCAGCTAGCACAAGAAGCGGTAAGCCACATTAACAGCTGGGCTTCGGCATGGTCTAAGCAGAATGTATCGGGCTATTTAAGTGCTTATACAGCAGGCTTTCGCCCTTTAAATGGATTATCAAATAATGCATGGCAAACACAGCGCAACCAACGCTTAACAAAGCCCACATTTATCAAGGTTAAGCTAAATAATATCCGTACCAGAATAATCAACGCCGACACGGCTAAAGTGACATTTAACCAAACATATCAATCCAATACTTTTAAAGACACATCTAAAAAGCAGATCCTGCTGACTCGTGTTAACAACGCATGGCGTATCAAGGAAGAGCGCTCTCTTTAACGCTCACTCTTTTGATAATAGGCGAACCTCTTGATTAGTTTCGTCTATTATTTTCAAAGCACCTCCCTCTTCTCTTAGCGACAATACCTTTAACGTGTCATCTTGATAGCTATCTGAGCGATACAACTGCCAGAATGAGGCACGATACTCAGCCTTGCTTACGCGCACAAGGTCGATAGGCCCAATCTCAATACTAATCCAAGTGGGTTTCTTCAACCTTTCTTGACGCCACAATCTCCACTCGTCTGGCAACATATAACTGTATGCAGAGTAGCCTTGTGCGTACATAGAGAAGTACTTATCAATACTCTGCGCCTGCCATGCACTTGACCATTGCTTAATAAATTCAGATACCTTAAGGACTTCATTTTTTGAAATGGGCTCCAAAATAGCCATAGGCTTCTGCTCTTCCAAAAGCTCAACACTCCCTGCGTCTAGAACCATTTCAGTAGCTATTCTCTGTACAGACACAGGTTTATTTTGCGTTGCAAAGAGGATTCCTACCGCAATAACCGTCACGCCACAAAACCACAATGCTGTAGCTCTATAGCGTGAAAGTACTGAAGGCTGATGTAGTTGCCCAGACGAGCTCAGGGAGGTATGAAGGTGAGACAACTCAGGCCAAGCCACACGTTCGTGAATAACACTTAAGAGTGGTTTAAATGCTCTAGAATGGAGCTTTTGATCAGATATTCTAAGCAATATACGAATCGCAAACTGCCCTTTCTTTGATAAGGGAGCATACTCTTTTATTTGCATTAAAAGCTCATGTGAAAGAGCTTCTCCATCAACAACCAACCACAGCACACCATCGTTTTCTGCCCACTTTCGCAGGCAATGCTGGAGATAGGCATGATCAGTAGTTGATATACTTAATGTATCGGCTAACAACTCGGCAAAACAGGAAAACAGCTCCGAAGAATGCCAATAAAGGACTGAATCTCCAAGCGCACGCTCAAATTCTGCCTGTATATTATCCGCCCTGCTACCTGTTAACTGAACGATGCCAAAATCAGGCAATGCCTGCATCAACCAATGAGCTTTTAAGGCTTCTTTAGTTGATGAATCCTGTGAACATAAAGGGCTGGAATTAAAAACTAGACCACGTGTCATTCATCTCTCTAAGCACAATGATAATTGAAACAAAACGCAGTACGTCTTATGGCTTACCTTTGGAAGGCTTACCTTCGTAAGCGATTTTCCACTGCCCCTCTTCTTTAACCCAATACTGGCGCTTTACAGACTCGCCCGCATAATTATTGGATTCATAGTTCTGATTGAAGGTGACCACCATCAGGTTAGGGTCATTTGGGTAACGGAAAAGACTCACGTCCTTCAAGCCTACTTTAATAAACTCTTTGCTAGCGTTAATACGTTTCTTGTAGTCAGAATACGCTTGGTAGTTACGAACACCATCGCTGTATTTTTTAGAGTAATGAGTAATGTAGCGGCTATGCTCTTGGCTTTCCCAATCAACACGCCACTGTTCTATATACTGCTGAATCTCATTTTGCTGAGCGATCCAGTTTTTTTGGTCAATCCATTTAAAATCGCTACCAATCAAAACAGGCGTGTTTTTTATATCAATCCGTTTATCAAGATCAATAAAGTCTGGGTTTGTCAGCGAAATACAACCTTCACTCGCTTTTGGTGGGCGGCTATACGTATCCACAGGAGATCCATGCACCCATATTCCACTACCCGTACGCCCCTTACGTGAATCCCATACATTTGGATAGTTGATAGGTAATGCTCCAGAGCCATACCGTTCTGGAAGGCGAGAATCAAAAAATCGATCCGTTACAAAATAAACACCCAGTGGTGTTTTTAAATCGCCCCTTTTGGTTTTTTCCGTACCACCACGCCCATAAGATGCGTAATAATCTTTTATCAGTGTTGGTACACCCCGGCGATTTTCAAACACAAATAACCGAGAGAATTTTGTATCAATGCCAAGTAGGTATTTTTGATCGTCACTCATTTTTATCAAGCTACTAGGAATCAATCCAGCTCTTGGTTTATCTTTATTAATCAACAACCGAGCACGTGCTTCATCTATAAGGCCGTTTATCTCTTTCTTTTGTTGAAGTCTTTCACTGCCAATTTGCCCTAGAGGATTAGCTTGGGACGCCATTAAATCTGCATAAACCAACTGCGCCAAACGAAAGTCAGGACGCTTGACCGTTAACTCTTTAAACTGCGATAGCGCTGTATCAAACTGCTGAGAAGCCAAGGACTCCAAGCCTTTTAACAATAGCTCTTCATTTCCTTCAGAGATGCCGTAATCCGATGCAGCATGCAACGGCAAAGAGCTCAATAAAAAAGAGCTACAGAGAAGAGAGTTAAGTACCATTGTTTTAAGCTTGCGCATGAATAACCCGAATAACGTTGATCTAAAATAATTAATAACCCGTAATGTACCATTTATATTCTAGTACAACCGATCATCTTTACTTTTTTATTACTAACAATTGTACTTTATCAACCACCATACTCAAACATTCGAAGTCACTAGTTTCTTTTAATTTTCTAATATTTATTTAAATTTGCTTCAACGCACAATATTTTAGCTAAATATCTCTTACCACTGTGAGCTAGCTTATCTAAGCCGCTCATTTGTATATTTTTGCGACGCAAAATAAACATCAATTTAGAAACATAATAATTAAATACTGGCGGAACTTTCCTGCAAATTGTGCTATCCAGATAGTAAGCATTATAAAAAGCGGACGTATTAAACAACCTAATTTCCACAGTTAACAACAACGGAGGATCCCGTTATGTTTGCCCAGATGGAATACGTAGGCACTTCGGATCTGCACTTATATCACGATGCGGCAACTAGCTTACAAGCGATCATTGCCATTCATTCAACCACTCTTGGCCCTGCTATTGGTGGATGTCGCTTCATTCCATATTCCAGTAGTGATGATGCGATAAAAGATGCCCTCACCCTAGCCAAAGGCATGAGCTACAAAGCGGCATTAGCGGGTTTGCCGCATGGCGGTGGAAAGTCAGTCATTATGCTCCCCAATAAAGCGTTTGATCGTCAGGCATTAATGCGCTCATTTGGCCAATGCATAGAACAACTACAAGGCCGCTATATCACTGCTATGGATAGCGGCACCTTAACCTCAGATATGGACGCGATTGCACAAAGCACTCACTGGGTCACCTGCACAAACAATTCAGGTGACCCTTCGCCCTACACAGCCTTGGGTGTAATCCAAAGCATGAAAGCTGCCGTTAAATATCTGTTTGGTAAGGATGATCTAGAAGGCACTCGCGTTTCTATTCAAGGGTTAGGGCATGTCGGTATGGCTGTCGCTTCTCATTTGTCACTTGAAGGAGCGCATCTAACTGTTACCGATATTAATAATGATTTGATAAAAGCCGCTGTACAAGAGTTCCATGCAACGGCGGTAGCCCCAGATGATATATATACCGCTGATGTCGATATTTTCTGCCCTTGTGGTTTAGGAGCAATACTCAATGAACAAACCATCGGCACAATCAAAGCACAAATTATTGTGGGCTCCGCCAACAACCAGCTAAACAGTTCTAAAGATGGTTATTCACTTCATCAGCAAAACATTCTCTACCTACCAGACTATATCGTTAATAGTGGAGGCCTGATCTTTGTTGCTCTCACTCATGCCGGTGAAAACACGCAAACAATCCATCACCAAGTAACAACGATCGGCTCCACTCTGACTGACCTTTTGTTAATGTCTCACTCTAGTTCAATTCCACCTTTCGCCCTAGCCAACCAAAAAGCGGAAGCTATTTTAAACCATGCAAGCGCTGCGAAAAAAACAGATAAGAGGGCTAACTTATGAGTATTTCCTTTGAAGGACAGGTTCCTTTTTATCAGTATATTAACGAACAGAGCGAGGTTGTTAATACGCTTCCTGAGTGGGCCCTCGATGATGAAACACTGGTACGTTATTACCAACAAATGGTCATTGCTCGACAGTTCGATAATAAAGCCATCGCTTTACAACGAACCGGACAGCTCGGCACCTATGCCTCATCTGCCGGCTGTGAAGCTATCGACGTGGTCACTGCATCTTTAATGAATAAAGAAGATGTATTAGTGCCTTACTATCGCAACCACGCCATGCAGATGGTCCGCGGTATGAAACTATCTGAGGTTTTACTCTACTGGGGCGGCGATGAAAGAGGCAATAGCTCATCCGCACAGGGAGAAGACTTTCCAAATTGTGTGCCCATAGCCACCCAATGCCTGCACGCTTGCGGTGTCGCTAGTGCTATAAAAATCCGTGACCAACAACGCGCAACTGTTTCAATGCTAGG
This genomic interval carries:
- the dusB gene encoding tRNA dihydrouridine synthase DusB — translated: MFQIGPYNIDSQVILAPMAGVTDQPFRQLCRRLGAGLVVSEMVTSDTRLWNSRKSAHRLNHTGEDEPRSVQIAGGDPLMMAQAARMNAERGAQIIDINMGCPAKKVCNKAAGSALLKDEPLVLSILQAVVSAVDIPVTLKIRTGWSTDQKNAETVARMAEDSGIQALAIHGRTRACGYKGEAEYDTIANVRKIIEIPLFANGDISSPEKAKEVLNHTGANAVMIGRTAQGNPWIFKEIDHYLRHNERLEKPALKEVKDTLLSHVAALHQFYGEYLGVRIARKHVGWYLHHQPKGVSFRAHFNQLESAIEQVAAIEQYFKQAHVTIAAA
- a CDS encoding tetratricopeptide repeat protein produces the protein MDIKRTHIALFIAATMATTGCSADSQDASTSEYCRNGGFSTDYTCDQDKQVPDRKMIDVKALPSTDEAWMEGKLAEIKAWLQQEQEPTGTANNISNPPSAVIPQGIAVRNPSATDPELMRIEAMSREKNHRAAMSAVNSFLASHPDSLEGKLTKSLVLNNMGQFKEAEALLKNTIARYPSSPEVYNNLAVLYAGQGDYGRAIETLLKAFSTHPTYAQVHQNLRELYATVASQAYNRALDLNEKSSAPQLVMLRRTTGNSASALNYQPSAIVSNDKLAAIKAVSATQPIIAAAQPAPPKTMATKPAIIKPVAKEPVVAKVVTKVQAPVIVEASTPIKPVNTQQLAQEAVSHINSWASAWSKQNVSGYLSAYTAGFRPLNGLSNNAWQTQRNQRLTKPTFIKVKLNNIRTRIINADTAKVTFNQTYQSNTFKDTSKKQILLTRVNNAWRIKEERSL
- a CDS encoding DUF3426 domain-containing protein: MALLISQILWFKQDQWTQQDLLRPVYKTLYALVELPLPAKKASQLILNKKLIIQPHEELRDAIRVSVILENTANFSQPFPTLQLLFTDIKGRTTSQRTLAVEEYINTSLFPEQLMPSKQPIQIQIDLMAPGRRAVGYQLNMIFN
- the purD gene encoding phosphoribosylamine--glycine ligase; the protein is MKVLIIGSGGREHALAWSAAKDNRVSNVFIAPGNAATALEDKMNNVAIDVMDIDGLIEFAKSNAIDLTIVGPEAPLVAGVVDSFRNAGLAIFGPTAGAAQLEGSKAFTKDFLARHSIPTGWYQNFTEIEPALAYVREKGAPIVIKADGLAAGKGVIVAMTLDEAEAAIRDMLADNVFGDAGSRVVIEEFLDGEEASFIVMVDGDNVLSMATSQDHKRVGNADTGPNTGGMGAYSPAPVVTPDIHQRIMDEVIMPTVNGMKSEGNEYTGFLYAGLMIMADGTPKVIEYNCRFGDPETQPIMLRLKSSIVDLCQAALAKKLDITTADWDPRSAVGVVMAAGGYPGDYPKGDIISLPSSTPEGTKVFHAGTKEVDGNVVTAGGRVLCVTALGDSVTQAQQRAYQLLEKVSWKDAYFRTDIAYRAIAREQS
- a CDS encoding L,D-transpeptidase family protein, with protein sequence MRKLKTMVLNSLLCSSFLLSSLPLHAASDYGISEGNEELLLKGLESLASQQFDTALSQFKELTVKRPDFRLAQLVYADLMASQANPLGQIGSERLQQKKEINGLIDEARARLLINKDKPRAGLIPSSLIKMSDDQKYLLGIDTKFSRLFVFENRRGVPTLIKDYYASYGRGGTEKTKRGDLKTPLGVYFVTDRFFDSRLPERYGSGALPINYPNVWDSRKGRTGSGIWVHGSPVDTYSRPPKASEGCISLTNPDFIDLDKRIDIKNTPVLIGSDFKWIDQKNWIAQQNEIQQYIEQWRVDWESQEHSRYITHYSKKYSDGVRNYQAYSDYKKRINASKEFIKVGLKDVSLFRYPNDPNLMVVTFNQNYESNNYAGESVKRQYWVKEEGQWKIAYEGKPSKGKP
- a CDS encoding Leu/Phe/Val dehydrogenase, translated to MFAQMEYVGTSDLHLYHDAATSLQAIIAIHSTTLGPAIGGCRFIPYSSSDDAIKDALTLAKGMSYKAALAGLPHGGGKSVIMLPNKAFDRQALMRSFGQCIEQLQGRYITAMDSGTLTSDMDAIAQSTHWVTCTNNSGDPSPYTALGVIQSMKAAVKYLFGKDDLEGTRVSIQGLGHVGMAVASHLSLEGAHLTVTDINNDLIKAAVQEFHATAVAPDDIYTADVDIFCPCGLGAILNEQTIGTIKAQIIVGSANNQLNSSKDGYSLHQQNILYLPDYIVNSGGLIFVALTHAGENTQTIHHQVTTIGSTLTDLLLMSHSSSIPPFALANQKAEAILNHASAAKKTDKRANL
- the purH gene encoding bifunctional phosphoribosylaminoimidazolecarboxamide formyltransferase/IMP cyclohydrolase translates to MAEQNYTPIRRALISVSDKTGIIEFARALQAQGVEILSTGGTYKLLCDNQVPAVEVSDYTGFPEMMDGRVKTLHPKVHGGILGRRGKDDAIMNEHGINPIDMVIVNLYPFQETIARPDCDLAMAIENIDIGGPTMVRSAAKNHKDVAIVVNASSYDVVLEELTANQGLSHKTRFDLAVQAFEHTAAYDGMIANYLGAIVESDDIEEPATFPRTFNTQFIKAQDMRYGENPHQRAAFYIESNPVEASVATARQLQGKALSYNNVADTDAALECVKPFREPACVIVKHANPCGVAVGNDLLSAYNLAFQTDPTSAFGGIIAFNRELDATTAQAIVDRQFVEVIIAPKVTQAASDIIAAKPNVRLLECGEWDSERSHGFDYKRVNGGLLVQDRDMGMVNASELKIVTKVTPTEQEIRDLLFCWEVAKFVKSNAIVYAKNGQTIGIGAGQMSRVYSAKIAGIKAADEGLEVKGSVMASDAFFPFRDGIDAAAAAGIKAVIQPGGSMRDQEVIDAANEAGMAMVFTGMRHFRH
- the fis gene encoding DNA-binding transcriptional regulator Fis, with the translated sequence MKENSTIAFTRATGSQEETQHQTLRDSVHTSLGHYFKQLDGQPVTDVYQMVLAEIEAPLFETVMAYTKDNQTKASELLGLNRGTLRKKLKQYGLL
- a CDS encoding MJ0042-type zinc finger domain-containing protein, which gives rise to MNESSINTCCPACKTHFNVTTGQLKVAAGMVRCGSCLHVFNATPIDAASKPSAAKPSSTKSPVVNQPTQANETTVQKFRKIDSKKTHAQTKKPAPASIPIQPQASLHSSIRQNKT